The DNA window TGGCTGTGCCGGGCGTTGCCACCCCCACCCCGGTGGTTGGTCATCGGGCTGATCAGGCGGCCATTATCTGCCGTCTTCCGGCTTACTATCAACTGCGCATGCATATGATTCCCTTCTTTCACTTCACCACGCTTACGTAGACCTTGCTTTACTTCTGGATCTTCGTGGGTATAATACCGGTTGTATTCGATTTTGCCGTAATACTTAATATCCTTGCCAGATAGCCCTTTATTGAAATTCTCCGCATACTCTTTCATCACTTCTCGCGCATAGGCTTTCAGCTTCTGCGGATCATTGCCAATGTGGTCGAGCTCCTTTCCGGAAGGGCTAATATTGATCAGATAGAATTTTGCTTCGGCCTTTTTAAGCTTGGCCACATTGTTGTCAATTCCAGATTTAACCTGGTCGGGCCCGATATCATCCCGGCCCTGGTCAAACCATAATTCATTTTTACCCAGCTTCTGATTTTCCTTTTCTAAATAATCGGTCAGTTGTCCGCAGCTGCCGGTGTTACCGCCCGTTTCACTGGCGGTAATATTTACGTGTGCCATGATCAGATCTGTTTAAGTTGCCGGCGTGTTTCGTCCTGAAGATCTTTCACAAGTCTGGCCTGGGTAATAGAATTTAACCCTTCCCGGATCTGGATGTAATGTTCTATGATCTTGATATAATGATCCTGTAACCGCCCCTTCCCCCTTAGCATGGCATAGACCTCCTTCTGATTCTTCTGTACCTCTAAAAGCACCTCTCTGCTTCCATTTGAAGCTTTAATCATTTCAGTAGCCAGGCTAACAAATTTACCCCGCATTTTTCCTTCCGGAAGCATCTCAAAAATGCTTCGAACTCAGTACCCAATCCCTGGATCTGCTCCATCTGTATCTTTTGTTCTGCAAGCATCGGCGCTAGGATATCCTTTTCCTGGACTTTGATAAAACTAATGATCCGGTTAATCCCCTGACCGAGCTCTTTCTTCAAAATCTCGTCGCTCAGATCAGCCGGGTCTTTCTTAGACTTGTAAAAATAGTCGACCATTTCAGCAAGTAGATCCTGCTTGCTACGCCCCAGCTTTTCGGCGATTTTACCAAATTTCTCGTCGGTCGTGTCCGTAAAACGGACTGACTTATTGTACTTCTTTTCCA is part of the Dyadobacter sp. NIV53 genome and encodes:
- a CDS encoding BfmA/BtgA family mobilization protein translates to MEKKYNKSVRFTDTTDEKFGKIAEKLGRSKQDLLAEMVDYFYKSKKDPADLSDEILKKELGQGINRIISFIKVQEKDILAPMLAEQKIQMEQIQGLGTEFEAFLRCFRKEKCGVNLLAWLLK
- a CDS encoding DUF5712 family protein, translating into MAHVNITASETGGNTGSCGQLTDYLEKENQKLGKNELWFDQGRDDIGPDQVKSGIDNNVAKLKKAEAKFYLINISPSGKELDHIGNDPQKLKAYAREVMKEYAENFNKGLSGKDIKYYGKIEYNRYYTHEDPEVKQGLRKRGEVKEGNHMHAQLIVSRKTADNGRLISPMTNHRGGGGNARHSQKFGQFDRLNFTGRCENAFDRTFSYDRELTETFKYRKAMLNGSVHERADMIVAERSLQTKQAKEQSQALEQNKREMKELVQQPEIKPRQEQQKNRIRVWHVTY